The sequence ATGCCTTTCAAACACTTTAAAGATTGAGAACAGTGCACCTCTAAATGTTTCAGGAAGAAACGTGGAGCTGGATGGAACAGCTGACCTTTACAACTTTACATGGGAACTATTCGGACAAACTTGAGAGGACAACATTATGATGCTATAGAAAAAGTCTGATGTGACTATCCGTCAAGAGCGTCACATGATACAATTTGTTGacaggattttctatttttagttctggaaGCCCCAAAAAAGCGGTCAAACATAACCATTGTAACAAACTTGAGAGCGGTCTATGCCAGAATGCaacaaagtttggtgtaattcaaaCCAGGACaagatgtttaagtgaaaatgaTGTATAATGATTGACATCAaaaccatccacctatactaaaaACAGACACTGACTGGACAGCATGATCAACAATTGTACTTACTGGTCAATGCAGTCTGTTCCATGTTAAATCTTGTTGGTGATATTGGGACAAGTTATATGGATACCACTTTACTCAGTTAAGGAGAACATAACAATGACTCTCACTTGTTGTAAAACAAAATTCTGTACCTTATTGGTAGCAATATAAAAATTGCTTTTGCATTACACTTCAAATTACAAGTATATCAGCAGTTTCAGCTATGTAATGGTAGCTTACTGCATAAccatatatgaattttatttcttcatattcTTGTGAGATAACACTTATTCATTGAGACATGTAGCATTTCATCTTGACAACATGTACATAGATAGTCATTATCATTTATAGACTTTGTAACTGTTATCATATAATAACAGTCAATCTTTTATCACATAAAGGTTAAGACTGAAAAGGTGCAGTTAAACTGTACTTTAGTTATcttttttaacactatttttaattgtatttattgcTGAAACAGTGGTCAGTTGAGCTAAACAGCAATCTAAATTGTATGTCAGTATTGATTTGTTCTCTACAGGTAACTGACAACTTCACCGCATGGCTCAGATTTGGAAAAAATGACGTAAGACATGGTATATTCTGTCAAACTGtcatcctatgaggtttcaacattctgggcctagttgttctctagttattgaccggaaatggtatTCAATGTTCaaatccctgtgaccttgacctttaacatagtgGCATCAAAATCTATAGgtttcatctactctgcatgtccaatcgtcctttgaagtttcaacattctgggtcaaggggttctttaagttattgatcggaaattgtttccaatgttcaggccgctgtgacttgacctttgatggagtgacactaaaaacaatagggttcgTCTACTCTacaagccctgccaccctataaattttgaaggttctaggacaaatggttctttagttattgatcgaaaatgaagtgtgtcggacggacagggaaaaaacaatatgtctcccccaactGAGTTCAGACAACATCTAACTAGTTTGGTAATAACTCTTACATTAGTAGTGCAGTAgtagtattacattaaatttgatgatttttttacaataagaaaaacactttgttgataaaatacataTCTTTATCAATATCCAGGAATgcaataagataaaaaaaaatctattaattaACCAATCTTAAGCAAATTTTATAAAGCTTGAGAGAGAGCATGTACCTATCTATCAGTATTTTCACAATGATAATATATACGCAAATTACTTCAACTAGGACAGTAAGACTTGCCATGACATTTGCTAATATCATCTCTTACATGCACttcaataaatgataaataaatgctTTATCAGTTAAGAATATTGAACTAAACGTCAAGAGGTGCTGACTAgattacaaaatgaattttatgtaTGTCTTTCATGGTATgctttacaaatgtatttcatcaagtttaaaatcaacaaaaaaaatgatttaattctaATCCGAACAATACATTTTAGTGCAACAAAAATTGACTTAGAGAATATATATACAATCAACATATTTATTGCATAGGAACTACAGGACTCTTCATATCAAAATGAACACACTGTCTGTGTGCTGATCTAAAGATTCAGAAAAAGGGCAAATGTTCAGCTAAATTCCATGTCTTCTTCTAAAAATTACAGATGACTGTTGAGGCTTGCTGTCTATTGCAGTACTATTGATATTACAGAAAGGACTACTGAATGATTGTTAATACTGCAGCCTGCCATGCTGATACTGGTGATATTGCAGCACCCTAACGTGCTACTGCTTACCAGAATATTGCAGCATACATTGTGATACATCTGATATTACAGAACGCCATTCTGATATTGCCGATACTGCAGAAAACAATCGTGATACTGCGTATACTGCAGCACCTTTTTTTAGATACTTCTGATATTGCAGCACACCACTGTGATACTTCTGATACTGCAGAACACCACTTTAACTCTGTTGATACTGCACCACACCATTGTGATTCTTGTGATATTTCAGCACACCACTGTGCAGCATACAACTGTGATACTGCTGATATTGCTGCACAATTGCTGATAATCCAGCACACAATTGTAATACGTCTGATATTGCAGCACACTATAGTTATACATTGTATAACAGCAAATAAGTGTGATACTGCTGATAATAGTGTGGCACACCATAGTTTAACTGTTGGTATAACAGCATAGCATTGGTACACAGCTGATATTGTAATACTAATAATATTGCAGCACGTCGTTGTTAtactgctgatattgcagcacACCATTGTTATGCTGCTGATCTTACAGTACTCGCAGTACATTTATGTTAtactgctgatattgcagcacACCATTGTTATACGTCTGGTACTGCAGAACATCATTGTGAAACTGCGTATAGCAGTACACCATTGTGATACTGATGTTATGATAGTACACTGTAGTTAAACTGATGCTATTGCATATTAGTATATTGCTGATATTGCAACTAACCATTGTTATCCTATTGATTTTACTTTTACTATTTTTACACTTCTGCTATTGCAACACACTATTGTGAAACTGTGTATAGCAGCACACTACTTTGACACTGATGATATGATAGCACACCAGAGTTATACTGCTGACACTGCTGCAAACCATTGTGATACTGCTTATACTGCAGAACTTCATTGTGATACTGCTTATACTGCAGCACACCATTTTTGATACTACTACTGCAGCACACAATTGTGATATTTTTGATACTGTGGCGTACCATAACTTACCACATGTCTGACGTCACGGGAGTGTTATAAAGCCATtgcataaaattaatgataatacactagtgtaataaagctttgacgtcgacgtcgtttaaagtttAGGCGATGTTGGTCAAATTTACTTGTttacaatagttaaagaaagtagaagttttgatgtttcgacaggcaAAGCTAACATATGATAAAAGGAATATTCGACAGAGCCACGCATTTTATTATACTGTGTATAGCTGCAAATAATTAAGATACTATTGATTATGTAGTACACCATTGTTTTGCTGTTGATATAGTAATACTGTCCACAGTTGTCATACTTCTGATATTGCAGAACACTATTGTTATACTGCTGATGTTGCAGCAAAGCATTGTTATACTGCTGATAGTGCAGTACACTGTTGTTTTACTGCTGATATTACAGTACACTATTGTTTTACTGATGATATTGAAGTACACTATTTTGAAACTATGTATAACAGCACACCATTGTGATACTGATGATATGATAGGACACTATAAATATATTAATGGTATTGCAGCACGATTTTGTGACACTTATGATATTGCAGTTTACTACTGTGAAACTGTGTATAACAGCAAACTATTGTTATACTGCTGATATTACAGTACATCATTGTTTTACTGCTTATATTACAGTACACTATTGTTTTACTGATGATACTGCAGTACACTATTGTGCAACTGTGTATAGCAGCACACAATTGTGATACTGATGATATGATAGGACACTATAGTTATATTGATGCCATTGCAGCACACGTCTGTGACACTGATAATATTGCAGCACAGTATAGGTATATTGCTGGTATTGCAGGACACTATTGTGATACTACTGATATTGCAGCACAACGTTGTAAAACTGCTGATAATTTAGAATACCATTGTAATATGTTTGACATTGCTGTACACCTGCTGATACTGTAGCACACTATTGGTACTCTTCTGATATTGCAGTACACTACAGTGACATTGTGAATTCCACGATACAATTAAGATACTGTTGATAATGCT is a genomic window of Mercenaria mercenaria strain notata chromosome 18, MADL_Memer_1, whole genome shotgun sequence containing:
- the LOC128550538 gene encoding uncharacterized protein LOC128550538 encodes the protein MAMEGYKDAHHCDTSDTAEHHFNSVDTAPHHCDSCDISAHHCAAYNCDTADIAAQLLIIQHTIHTIVIRLVLQNIIVKLRIAVHHCDTDVMIYTIVLLMILQYTIVQLCIAAHNCDTDDMIGHYSYIDAIAAHVCDTDNIAAQYRYIAGIAGHYCDTTDIAAQRCKTADNLEYHCNMFDIAVHLLIL